The Hemiscyllium ocellatum isolate sHemOce1 chromosome 41, sHemOce1.pat.X.cur, whole genome shotgun sequence genome has a window encoding:
- the LOC132834633 gene encoding perforin-1-like — MWDGQQRGNLSGLLPCPPHSLSDTTGVRVEIQQETLHSGLLTDAKMATGPLKLGCFLLLCLLSQEALSACMTSSASQCQNAGFVPGARLAGLGYDVVTLQNKATFVIDVNAWRSANGTCTLCQNRHLGNANQLLPISLVDWHTLSSCPPSLSSQLYRSTAELAKSVTTAVSNDWRGDMFFRTQSGSSNMVLAGSKSRLVEFSTSHSRRDHHSFTSHQFQCTYYQYRVKDQPLLAPEFARSLSSLPTVMNDRNKHLYRRLVATYGTHFLKSVQLGGRYKDVTAIQTCKAVSQGYSIEEVKDCLSLEAKETRGLQAQVSVNASQCQKLARSMGHYNKVYQAFSDRDTEVTGGRVHQGVDLFFSGDGSAFSRWTVSLLTRPGLVRYALAPLHHLLPAGNPKRKNLRRYISDYIRGNALNQKCGAGHRCPHGSYPDPRQRCSCLCREDNYVDRNCCPKGKGFGRLVVTIKDGWDLWGDVFSGTDGYVVVKYGQTEDRTSIVSNNNNPTWNAHLDMGQVRAGGDLIIEVWDRDVIKRDDLLGKCYALVTSGTHRKTCYLDYGKVTYSYTFTCGPYLSGPNCQAYVPNPGSTLFTPYLGTSNDTLHLDTILSKPTVPAFPGIYFP; from the exons ATGTGGGATGGACAACAGCGAGGCAACTTAAGTGGCTTGCTTCCCTGTCCTCCACACTCTCTGTCAGACACGACTGGTGTGAGGGTAGAAATTCAGCAGGAAACACTGCACTCAG GTCTGCTCACCGATGCCAAGATGGCAACTGGGCCTTTGAAACTGGGCTGTTTCCTCTTGCTCTGCCTCCTCTCCCAGGAGGCCCTGAGCGCCTGTATGACCAGCAGCGCCAGCCAGTGCCAGAACGCTGGCTTCGTGCCGGGGGCCCGGTTGGCGGGGCTGGGCTACGATGTGGTGACCCTGCAGAACAAGGCCACCTTTGTGATCGACGTGAACGCCTGGCGCTCGGCCAACGGGACCTGCACCCTCTGCCAGAACAGGCACCTCGGTAACGCCAACCAGCTGCTGCCCATCTCGCTGGTGGACTGGCACACCCTCAGCtcctgtcccccctcgctgtccaGCCAGCTCTACCGCTCGACGGCTGAGCTGGCAAAGTCCGTCACCACCGCCGTCAGCAATGACTGGCGGGGGGACATGTTCTTCCGGACCCAGTCAGGCAGCTCTAACATGGTGCTGGCTGGCTCCAAGTCCAGGCTGGTGGAGTTTAGCACCAGCCACTCCAGGCGCGACCATCACAGTTTCACCAGTCATCAGTTCCAGTGCACCTACTACCAGTATCGGGTGAAGGACCAGCCTCTCCTGGCACCAGAGTTCGCCCGCTCCCTTTCCAGCCTCCCAACCGTCATGAATGACCGTAACAAGCACCTGTACAGGAGACTGGTAGCCACCTACGGCACCCACTTCCTCAAGTCGGTGCAGCTGGGCGGTCGCTACAAGGACGTCACAGCTATTCAGACATGTAAGGCAGTGTCTCAGGGCTATAGCATCGAGGAGGTTAAGGACTGCCTATCTCTAGAGGCCAAAGAGACGAGAGGGCTGCAGGCACAGGTCTCAGTGAATGCTAGTCAGTGCCAGAAGTTGGCGCGCTCCATGGGGCACTACAACAAGGTCTACCAGGCCTTCAGCGACCGGGACACGGAGGTGACGGGGGGCCGGGTTCACCAGGGGGTTGACCTCTTCTTCTCTGGCGATGGCTCGGCCTTCAGCCGCTGGACGGTGAGCCTGCTCACCCGCCCGGGCCTTGTGCGCTACGCGCTGGCGCCGCTCCACCACCTGCTGCCCGCTGGCAACCCCAAGCGGAAGAACCTGCGGCGCTACATCAGCGACTACATCAGGGGCAACGCCCTCAACCAGAAATGTGGGGCGGGCCATCGGTGCCCTCACGGGTCCTACCCCGACCCACGCCAACGCTGCTCCTGCCTGTGCCGCGAGGACAATTACGTGGACCGGAACTGCTGCCCCAAAGGGAAGGGGTTCGGCCGCCTGGTGGTCACTATCAAGGATGGCTGGGACCTCTGGGGTGATGTCTTCTCAGGCACCGACGGCTATGTGGTGGTCAAGTACGGCCAAACGGAAGACAGGACCTCCATTGTCTCAAACAACAACAATCCCACCTGGAACGCTCACCTGGACATGGGACAGGTCAGGGCCGGGGGTGACCTTATCATCGAGGTCTGGGACCGGGACGTCATCAAACGCGATGACCTCCTGGGCAAGTGCTACGCCCTCGTGACCTCCGGGACCCACAGGAAGACCTGCTACCTCGACTACGGCAAGGTGACCTACAGTTACACTTTCACCTGTGGCCCCTACCTGAGCGGTCCCAACTGCCAAGCCTACGTGCCCAACCCTGGCAGCACGCTGTTCACTCCGTACTTGGGAACCAGCAACGACACCCTCCACCTCGACACAATCCTGTCCAAACCCACTGTACCAGCCTTCCCAGGGATCTACTTCCCCTGA